The Tolypothrix sp. PCC 7712 region AATATTGCTTTGGAACAAGAATTGAGTAGCTTCCGCACTCTAGAAACTCTAGAAAAAGCAAAAATGCGTTGGGGAGAAGATCCCGAATATACTTTGGTGATTGGTTCCGATTTGCTGAATCAGCTACCCCGATGGTATAAAGTTGAAGATTTGTTGCGGCAAGTGCAATTATTAGTAGTGCCGCGACCGGGATATGCGATAGATGAGTCTAGCTTCGGGGAAGTGCAAAAGCTAGGCGGGAAAATTGCGATCGCCAGCTTGACTGGACTAGATATTTCCTCCACAGCCTATCGCGAACATGGGGATTCCCAAGCCCTAACTCCCCCTATAGTTGCCTATATTAATCGAGAGCATTTGTACAAATGCCAGGACGCAACCACAAAAAGTTTCCAACTCCGTTAAACCAACAACCTTTGGCTGATTTCAAGGTTGGTGTTGATAATGTAATTTTTTCTGTAGATACTGCCCAAAATCGACTGCTCGTGCTGTTGGTGATGCGGCAACAAGAGCCATTTTTAAATTGTTGGAGTCTTCCTGGTACTTTGGTGCGTCAAGGAGAATCTTTAGAAGATGCTGCCTATCGCATCATGGCTGAAAAAATCAGAGTTAAAAATCTCTATTTAGAACAGTTATATACTTTTGGCGGCCCCAATCGCGATCCCCGAGAAGCTACCGATAGTTACGGTGTGCGTTATCTCTCCGTCAGCTACTTTGCTTTAGTACGGTTTGAGGAAGCAGAATTAATTGCTGATGGAGTCACAGGTATAGCTTGGTATCCACTCAAACAATTACCAAAATTAGCCTTTGACCACAATCAAATTCTCAGCTACGGACATAGGCGTTTGCGAAATAAATTAGAGTACAGTCCGGTGGCTTTTGAAGTTTTACCAGAAATGTTTACTCTCAATGATTTATATCAGTTATACACCACAGTTTTAGGGGAAAACTTTTCTGATTATTCTAACTTTCGCGCCCGTCTACTCAAGTTAGGTTTTTTGTGCGATACCGGAGTTAAGGTATCCCGTGGCGCTGGTCGTCCAGCTAGTTTGTATAAGTTTGATGCTGAAGCTTTTGCTCCTTTCAAGGATAAGCCTTTGGTATTTATTTAACTGTAAAGTCCCAGGTCAAATGATAAATGACCAATGACAAATAACAAATGACAAATAACCAATATGAAAATTGCGATCGCTCAACTAAATCCTAAAATTGGTGACTTACCTGGAAACGCTGGGCAAATTCTCCAGGCAGCACATAAAGCAGTAGCATCTGGGGCGCGGTTGTTATTAACACCAGAACTTTCTTTGTGTGGCTATCCCCCAAGGGATTTATTGCTAAATCCCAGTTTTATAGCGGCGATGGGTACAACTTTGCAACAATTAGCTAGAGATTTACCGCCAAATTTAGCTGTTTTGGTAGGTACTGTAGAAGAAAATCTTAAAGCTAATACCACCGGTGGTAAATCTTTATTTAATAGCATCGCTTTGTTACAAGGTGGACAGGTAAAACAAGTTTTTCACAAGCGGCTTTTACCTACCTACGATGTGTTTGACGAAAACCGCTATTTTGAACCAGGATTACAAGCCAATTATTTCACCTTGGACGATTTGCATATTGGTGTTACGGTTTGTGAAGACTTATGGAATGATGAGGAATTTTGGGGTAAACGCAGTTATGCAGTTAACCCGATCGCGGATTTAGCAATTTTGGGCGTGGATTTAATTGTCAATTTGTCTGCTTCACCTTACAGCGTCGGTAAACAGCAGTTCCGCGAAGCTATGCTCAAGCATAGTGCAGTACGTTTTCAGCAGCCGTTGATCTATGCTAACCAAATTGGTGGCAATGACGACTTGATATTTGATGGGTGCAGTTTTGCCTTAAGTCGTCAAGGTGAAATTGTATCTCGCGCCCGTGGATTTGAAACTGACTTGCTGATAGTGGAATTTGATGAAAAACAGCGAGATTTTAAGTTAGGTAAAGTAGCGCCTGTTGATGATTCAGCAGATGCTGAAATTTGGCAAGCTTTGGTTTTAGGTGTGCGTGATTACGCCCATAAGTGTGGCTTTACTAAAGTAGTGCTGGGTTTAAGTGGCGGGATTGATTCTTCATTAGTAGCTGCGATCGCAGTGGCTGCACTTGGTAAGGAAAATGTCTTTGGTGTGTTAATGCCTTCTCCCTATAGTTCCGATCATTCCATCAGCGATGGTTTAGCATTAGGTGAGAATTTGGGTATAAAAACCACTACATTACCAATTGCCGAACCGATGAAAAGCTTTGACAACTCCTTAGCTGAGTTGTTTGCAGGTACTGAGTTTGGCATTGCCGAAGAGAATCTGCAATCTCGAATTCGGGGTAATTTATTAATGGCGATCGCCAATAAATTTGGCTACCTCCTGTTATCGACTGGTAATAAGTCAGAAATGGCAGTTGGTTACTGTACCCTTTACGGAGATATGAATGGCGGGTTAGCAGTCATTGCGGATGTTCCCAAAACCCGCGTTTATTCAATTTGTCATTGGTTAAATCGCAATGGCGAAATTATTCCCCAAAATGTTCTCACTAAAGCACCAAGTGCTGAACTCAAACCAGGACAAGTAGATCAAGATTCTCTTCCACCCTATGAAGTTCTAGATGACATCTTAGAACGCCTAATTCACCAACACCAATCAGCAGCCGAAATTGTCAGTGCTGGACATGATGCAGTCATTGTAGACCGAGTAATTCAAATGCTAGCCCGTGCAGAATTTAAACGGCGACAAGCACCCCCTGGCTTAAAAATCACCGATCGCGCTTTTGGTACTGGTTGGCGAATGCCAATTGCGAGTAGTTGGGCTGCTTTAAAAAATACTTCGTCAGGTCAAAGCATCCCTACCCCTACTTTAGTAGGCAGAGATGGCAAAGATACTAATCTGCGGATGAAGTAACTCAATATTACAGGTCAATATCTCTGGTGCTGATTGGTTTCTAGCCTGTGGCTGGGAACCATTTAGTTTTTAATATAGGTTTGGCAAAATTCAGGCATTTAGCTTAATAGTGTGAAGAAAATGTGCGATCGCTTCAACTCCATCACACAGCTTAAGCAAGTCTTGATTGCTCAATGAGAAATTAGGGAACAGCAATATAGATCTTAGGCAGCTACAGAATTCAAGCTCCGATTGCAAATTGTCTCAAAGCTTTAAGCCTCGTACTCTATCCGAGACTCTACGCCTACTTAATTCAGCTTTTCTGTACTAATTCTGGCAATGTCGCTTCTAACTTGAGGCAGTTAGCACCATCTACTTGCAACTGATACTCTACTTTATCCATTAATCGATTCATAATTAGCCAACCATAGCCGCCTTCTTGTTTGGCGACAGGATTCGGCGGAAAGTAGGTAGACATATCAAAGCCTTCACCATAATCCCAAACTTCTAAGGCTAAATCCCGTTCCTTAAGTTCCAAACGCAGTAACACTGGCAAATTGGGCTGTTCTTTATGGGCATGACGTACTACATTCGAGTAGGCTTCAACCAAAGCTAGCCGCAAACGACTTGATTGCCGTGACCAATCAACCGATTCTCCTAGCTGGATTTTCAGGCATCCCAGCAACCAGTTTTCAACGATGTTTAAAAAATTTAAGTCACTAGGTACGTGTAACTCACTTTTCATTAGTTATAAAACCTCCAATGAGAGTATAGTTTGGTCATCTTCTTGAACTTGGTTGTTTGCCTGGATGCGAGTTAGTAGATGAGTAAGAGAAAGCGGTTTTGGTTCCTGTTGTAAAAGTTGCCAAAGACCATCTTGATTTAGCATTGAACGGCTAAATCCTTGACTACCATTCCCAGTATTATCACTACTAAATACATTACTTGATACCATTGCTTCTGTAATTCCATCACTGGCTAAGAGTAAGGTATCTTGACGATTTAACACTAAACGACCAGACTGTGCTTGCCACTTGGGTAAAATACCTAAGGGAACACTGCGTACCTTTAGGTAGTGTGGTTGTTCGGTAGCACTTGTAGGCGATGACCAGAGTAAGGGATAAATGTGACCAGCGTTAGCATAAACCAGTTCCCTAGTGCTAGGGGTATAACAAGCTAAGACGAGAGTGATAAAGCAATTATTGCTAATCAAGTCATCCGACATAGCATGATTCAAATTCTGCATGACCACATTTGGCTCAGCTGGTGTTTCCTGAGATAATTCCCGACGTAAAACCGAAATGGCACTAGCCATAAACAAAGCCGCTGGAACTCCTTTACCAGAAACATCACCCACTGCTAACCACAAGTCACCTTTGGGATGAACAAAAACTTCAAAAAAATCTCCTCCTACCTCCCGCGCCGCATAGCAGCAAGCTTGCACTTTCACACCCTTGATATCTGGTAAACTTTGCCTGAGCAGATTATTTTGAATTTGGCGAGCCACTTCTAATTCAGCGCGAATTTGCTGCTGTTTTTCTTGCAGGCGCTGGTATAATTTTGCCTGAGAGAGGGCTAAGGCTGCTTGTTCCGCCACACCTGCAATTAGTTGGATATCTTCATCTTGCCAAGAATGAACGCTACCTCTTTGGTAGAGAGCCAGAACAGCCAGTAAGTGTTGTTGGTAAGATAATGGCACAACTAATTGGTGGCAAGGATTACCATCATCTGTACCTTGAGTCAGTTGGTATTGATGAGTTGCAAGGACTTTTTCGATTAACTCACTGGGATCGAAAACACTGCTTGATGCATTGTATTGAGGATTTTGGTAGGAATACAGGTCTGATGTCAGAGAATCACCCTCTACAGGCCTTAGAAAGCAACAAGTAGCTTCAAACGTTTCTCCAATAGTGGCAACAATCTTGTGCAGCATACTGTCGTAGTCTAAAGACTCCCGAATTGCTGTTGTTACTGCATTAAACAAAGATTCTCGCCGCAAAGCACGCCTTAACTCTTGGGTACGCTTTTTTACCAAACGATAAGTATCAGTTGCTTGTTCTACTAATGCTTTCAATCGTTGCGGGTTCCAGGGTTTGGTGATGTACTTGAATACCTGACCAGAGTTAATTGCATCTACTAAGTCTTCGACATCCGTAAAACCAGTCAACAGAATCCTAATCGTATCGGGAAAGCGCTCCACTGTGCGACTGAGAAATTCCGTACCGTTCATTTCTGGCATTCTTTGGTCAGAAATAATCACGGCCATCTCGCCTTCTTTGTCTAATATTTCTAGGGCAGCACGAGCATGATTGGCTTGATATACTTCAAAATCTCGTCTAAAAGTGCGGTAGAGTAAGTCTAAGTTATCTGGCTCATCATCTACCACCATGAGCTTAAGTTTGCATATTTCTACTTCAGTCATATTTGACTTTAACTTTTTAGATACTGCAATAGCAAAATAGTGTAATTTTTATCACACATAATAAATCATGACATAATCAAAAAATTACCTATAAAGAGAAGTTACCCACTTTGAACTTGAGAATTGGGTCAAAGTTGTAAATTTCTCTTTAAATTCCTGCACTGGGTGCTACAGCTAAAATCAACCCTATCCCACTAATCCAGAACGCAAGGCACGAACTGCGGCTTGGGTGCGATCGTCAGCACATAGCTTGTTCAAAATATTCCGAACGTGAGTTTTTACTGTACCGACTGTGATATAAAGTCTCTCAGCGATAACTGCATTACTACAACCTTCGACAATCAACTGTAACACTTCCAATTCCCTTTCTGTCAGCGTATAAGCATCTATATTTTCTGGATTTTCCCCAGGATCAGAGGTAAGAAAAGTATTTTTGCTGTCTAATGACACTTTATCCTGTTTAGCAGGATTTTGTTGTGCTTGTTGCAATACAATTCGCGCGATCGCTGGATCAATCCAAGCGTTGCCATTGTATGTGACTCGCACTGCTTCCAGTAAATTATCGAATTTGATATCTTTCATACAGTAAGAATCAGCCCCAGCAGCAAAAGCTGCTAGCACAGCTTCCTTGTTATCTCTTAGTGTCAAAATTAATACTTTTGTTCTTAAATCTTCTCCATTACTAGTAGATTTCAACTCCCGCGTTAACTCAATGCCATCTTTATCTGGTAACCCAATATCTACAATCGCAATATCCGGTTGTAGCATTTTTAGCATTTTTAGACCTTCTGCAGCATTGGCAGCTTCTCCTACAATCTCAATTTCTTCTTTTTGCAGTAGTGCTGTCCGAATACCCACACGGGTGAGGTCATGATCTTCAATGAGAGCAATACGAATTTTACTCATAGCCAAGTTCCGCCCGTTACACTACCTTAACTGTAAAATCGAGTTTACTCAAAAGTTCAAAATTTGTGAGAGATGCAATTGCAAGACATTTCCTTACAAATGCTAGAAGTGCGTTGTGACTCAGGCTAACACTTAAGGGTGTTGCTCTTACCACAGGCATTCATTCTCTCTGGGAACAATACACTTCAATCATAGAATCAACAGGGGTTTACCCCAACCGAAAACCAAACATTAGCAAAAAAGGATTTTCATGCTTAGAAGGCTTACACATAAATACAAGAACTCGGAAGAAATACATAAATGTCTCTAGCGGAAATGCTAATTTTCCGCTATTGTTTGCGTAAATCATAGCTTTTTTGTCTCCAAAGTTAGGTGTAATAGTCTATCTGCTAAAGCTAACCTAGTGCTTATACCGAGTAAAAAATACTAACCCTAAGCTCTTGCCAAAGTCCCTTTTTCATTCGAGGGTGTAGGTAATTTATGACTGCTACATCTTTTATATAAGAAATTTTTATGAAGTAAAATATTGAAAATACTGTGATCATCTTATTTTTTAAACCAACTGTAAAAGATAATTTACTGAGTTTTATCGATGTTAAAAACCTATTCGTTGTTGCTAAAATTACAACAAGCAATATATTAAAAAATTTGATAGACTAACGTTCTATAAATTGTGGTGAGAGGTGAAGGAAGAATCTGTTATGTCTAAACAGACTAAAGCGTTTTCAGTGTTGGGAATACCAGTTCACGTGATGGCGAACTACCCCGCTTGGTTGCTTGAATGCTTAAAACAAGGCAAAGGCACTCATGTAGTCACTCTCAATGCAGAAATGACTATGCAAGCAGAGCGCAATGGTTCCTTAGCGAAAGTAATTCAAGATGCTGATTTAGTCATTCCTGATGGAGCAGGAGTTGTTTTGTATTTGCGCTGGCTTTTATGGCAAAAAGTGCAACGTTGTCCAGGTATTGAACTAGCAGAAACACTATTGCGAGATTTGGGACAAAAACAGCCAGATGCAAAAGTATTTTTCTATGGAGGAGCACCTGGTGTCGCTGCAAAAGCAGCGGAATTTTGTCAGCAAAGAATCCCAGGATTGACAATAACAGGTACTCACTCTGGCTATCATTCTAAACAAGAAGAAGAACAGTTGCGGCAAACTCTCAGCCAGTTGCAGCCACAAGTTATATTTGTAGGTTTAGGTGTACCACGTCAAGAATTATGGATTGCGGAAAATCGTCATTTGTGTCCCCACGCAATTTGGATTGGTGTTGGTGGCAGTTTTGATATTTGGTCTGGTGTGAAAAACCGTGCTCCTGCTTGGTTAGGAAATAACAATTTAGAATGGCTGTATCGGCTTTATCAAGAGCCTTGGCGCTGGCGACGGATGTTAGCTTTGCCAGAGTTTGCCTTCAAAGCTTTTGTTTATCACTTCACTGCAAGAGGTGCAATTAGTTAGGGATACAAGTTTTGAGTCCTCAGCCTTGAGTGGTAAGAATTACTTATTGAGAAATTTGAGATTTTTGGTTTGAGATTTGTGATTCCCGGGTTTAGCTTGGGAATCATTAATTTTGTAAGGAATTTCAAATATTTAAATCTCAGTCTGTACCTAACAATTCAGCAATGCCAGTATTAACCACTCAAGCAACACAGAAGCAATTTGTTCATCAGGACATTGAAACTCAAAAGCAAAGTAGCAACGCTCCAGTTATATTAAGATTGTCTTCTGTGACCAAAACCTATGCCAACGGCTGTCATGCTTTGTTGGACGTAAACTTAGAGGTAAAAGAAAAAGAATTTTTATTTATCACAGGCCCCAGTGGTTCTGGTAAATCAACTCTCTTGAAGTTACTGTATGGTGAAGAGTTAGCAACAAAAGGAGAAGTAATTGTCGATCAATTCAATATGGCATCTTTAAGGGGCGATCGCTTGTCATTATTGCGGCGGCGCATTGGCATTGTTTTTCAGGACTATAAGCTGATTCGCCAACGGACAGTAGCTGAAAATATCACCTTTATCTTGCAAGCTCAAGGTTATACCCGCAAAGAAATTCAACGTCGTTTAGAACCAACATTAAAACTAGTGGGTTTGCTTTCTAAAGCTGATTGCTTTCCCGATCAACTCTCTGGCGGAGAACAACAACGAGTGAGTATTGCACGTGCGATTGTGGCAACACCTCCACTACTTTTGGCAGATGAACCTACAGGAAACCTCGATCCAGATAACTCTTGGCAAGTTATGCAGATTCTCCAAAAATTAAATTCTTTTGGCGCAACTGTAATTGTCACGACTCATGATGAACAACTAGTACGTCAATGTAACCATCCAGTGGTACAAGTTCGTAGTGGACGATTATATCGCAAATAAATAGCAGTTCTTAATCATATGAATTCAGAGTAGTTGATGTTATTAATATTTACCTAAATTAATTTTAGCCTTTATAGAATTGAGAAATCATCAGAGATTTTCACAATTCATTGAGAATTGCTATATCTTGACGATAATGAGGAAATGATTGATTCTGCATAGAGTTTGTCGGTACATCTTGAGACTGCCACCAGTTTGTATTGGACAACTTAATCAATTGAATTGGAATTTCAATGATAAACTCTGCACCTTTGCCTGGACTGGAAATACATGACAATGAACCACCATGTTTTTCCGTAACAATTTGATGGCTAATTGACATCCCTAATCCTGTTCCTTTACCTGCTGGTTTAGTCGTGAAGAAAGGGTCAAATACCCGCTTTTGGACTTCTTTCGGTATACCTGGGCCATTATCAGCAATCCGAATAGCAATACGATTAGCACCGACAATTTCTGTCTGAATCCGAATCATCGGTGATAAGGTACAATAACTATGCCCATCTCCCATTAACTCTTCTAAAGCATCAATGGCATTGCTGAGGACGTTCATAAAGACTTGGTTTATTTGTCCAGCAAAGCATTCTACTGGTGGTAAGTTTCCATAGTCCTTAACCACCTGAATTGGTGGATATTCTGTACTGGCTTTCAACCGATGGTCAATCATCATTAGCGTACTGTCTAATCCATCATGAATATCGACTTGTTTAACTTCCGCCTCGTCGTGGCGGGAGAAGTTGCGGAAAGATTGGACAATTTCTTGAATTCGTTGCGTTCCAACTGCCATTGAAGAGATAATCTTGGGTAAATCTGCCCTCATAAAATCTAGGTCAATTTCCTTTGATTTTTTAGTAATCTCTGGAGTGGATTCAGGAAACTGAGTTTGATAAAGTTTGAGGAGTTCTAACAAGTCATTAATGTAGGAACTGGCGTGATCGAGATTGCCATGAATAAAGTTTATGGGATTGTTAATTTCGTGCGCTACACCTGCTACCAATTGGCCTAGTGTGGCTAACTTTTCTGTTTGAATCAATTGAACTTGAGCATTTTTCAGGTCTTGTAATGCTTGCGATAGTTCCTTAGTTCTTTCTGTAACCCTTTGCTCTAACTCTTGAGTTAACTTTTGCAATGCAGTTTCAGCGTTAGCACGTTCTGTAATTT contains the following coding sequences:
- a CDS encoding nicotinate-nucleotide adenylyltransferase; its protein translation is MRIALFGTSADPPTAGHQAILSWLSERYDWVAVWAADNPFKSHQTALIHRAAMLQLLIAGIQTSRHNIALEQELSSFRTLETLEKAKMRWGEDPEYTLVIGSDLLNQLPRWYKVEDLLRQVQLLVVPRPGYAIDESSFGEVQKLGGKIAIASLTGLDISSTAYREHGDSQALTPPIVAYINREHLYKCQDATTKSFQLR
- a CDS encoding NUDIX hydrolase, with protein sequence MPGRNHKKFPTPLNQQPLADFKVGVDNVIFSVDTAQNRLLVLLVMRQQEPFLNCWSLPGTLVRQGESLEDAAYRIMAEKIRVKNLYLEQLYTFGGPNRDPREATDSYGVRYLSVSYFALVRFEEAELIADGVTGIAWYPLKQLPKLAFDHNQILSYGHRRLRNKLEYSPVAFEVLPEMFTLNDLYQLYTTVLGENFSDYSNFRARLLKLGFLCDTGVKVSRGAGRPASLYKFDAEAFAPFKDKPLVFI
- a CDS encoding NAD+ synthase, whose product is MKIAIAQLNPKIGDLPGNAGQILQAAHKAVASGARLLLTPELSLCGYPPRDLLLNPSFIAAMGTTLQQLARDLPPNLAVLVGTVEENLKANTTGGKSLFNSIALLQGGQVKQVFHKRLLPTYDVFDENRYFEPGLQANYFTLDDLHIGVTVCEDLWNDEEFWGKRSYAVNPIADLAILGVDLIVNLSASPYSVGKQQFREAMLKHSAVRFQQPLIYANQIGGNDDLIFDGCSFALSRQGEIVSRARGFETDLLIVEFDEKQRDFKLGKVAPVDDSADAEIWQALVLGVRDYAHKCGFTKVVLGLSGGIDSSLVAAIAVAALGKENVFGVLMPSPYSSDHSISDGLALGENLGIKTTTLPIAEPMKSFDNSLAELFAGTEFGIAEENLQSRIRGNLLMAIANKFGYLLLSTGNKSEMAVGYCTLYGDMNGGLAVIADVPKTRVYSICHWLNRNGEIIPQNVLTKAPSAELKPGQVDQDSLPPYEVLDDILERLIHQHQSAAEIVSAGHDAVIVDRVIQMLARAEFKRRQAPPGLKITDRAFGTGWRMPIASSWAALKNTSSGQSIPTPTLVGRDGKDTNLRMK
- a CDS encoding ATP-binding protein, producing MKSELHVPSDLNFLNIVENWLLGCLKIQLGESVDWSRQSSRLRLALVEAYSNVVRHAHKEQPNLPVLLRLELKERDLALEVWDYGEGFDMSTYFPPNPVAKQEGGYGWLIMNRLMDKVEYQLQVDGANCLKLEATLPELVQKS
- a CDS encoding SpoIIE family protein phosphatase, whose translation is MTEVEICKLKLMVVDDEPDNLDLLYRTFRRDFEVYQANHARAALEILDKEGEMAVIISDQRMPEMNGTEFLSRTVERFPDTIRILLTGFTDVEDLVDAINSGQVFKYITKPWNPQRLKALVEQATDTYRLVKKRTQELRRALRRESLFNAVTTAIRESLDYDSMLHKIVATIGETFEATCCFLRPVEGDSLTSDLYSYQNPQYNASSSVFDPSELIEKVLATHQYQLTQGTDDGNPCHQLVVPLSYQQHLLAVLALYQRGSVHSWQDEDIQLIAGVAEQAALALSQAKLYQRLQEKQQQIRAELEVARQIQNNLLRQSLPDIKGVKVQACCYAAREVGGDFFEVFVHPKGDLWLAVGDVSGKGVPAALFMASAISVLRRELSQETPAEPNVVMQNLNHAMSDDLISNNCFITLVLACYTPSTRELVYANAGHIYPLLWSSPTSATEQPHYLKVRSVPLGILPKWQAQSGRLVLNRQDTLLLASDGITEAMVSSNVFSSDNTGNGSQGFSRSMLNQDGLWQLLQQEPKPLSLTHLLTRIQANNQVQEDDQTILSLEVL
- a CDS encoding response regulator transcription factor — its product is MSKIRIALIEDHDLTRVGIRTALLQKEEIEIVGEAANAAEGLKMLKMLQPDIAIVDIGLPDKDGIELTRELKSTSNGEDLRTKVLILTLRDNKEAVLAAFAAGADSYCMKDIKFDNLLEAVRVTYNGNAWIDPAIARIVLQQAQQNPAKQDKVSLDSKNTFLTSDPGENPENIDAYTLTERELEVLQLIVEGCSNAVIAERLYITVGTVKTHVRNILNKLCADDRTQAAVRALRSGLVG
- a CDS encoding WecB/TagA/CpsF family glycosyltransferase, producing MSKQTKAFSVLGIPVHVMANYPAWLLECLKQGKGTHVVTLNAEMTMQAERNGSLAKVIQDADLVIPDGAGVVLYLRWLLWQKVQRCPGIELAETLLRDLGQKQPDAKVFFYGGAPGVAAKAAEFCQQRIPGLTITGTHSGYHSKQEEEQLRQTLSQLQPQVIFVGLGVPRQELWIAENRHLCPHAIWIGVGGSFDIWSGVKNRAPAWLGNNNLEWLYRLYQEPWRWRRMLALPEFAFKAFVYHFTARGAIS
- the ftsE gene encoding cell division ATP-binding protein FtsE produces the protein MPVLTTQATQKQFVHQDIETQKQSSNAPVILRLSSVTKTYANGCHALLDVNLEVKEKEFLFITGPSGSGKSTLLKLLYGEELATKGEVIVDQFNMASLRGDRLSLLRRRIGIVFQDYKLIRQRTVAENITFILQAQGYTRKEIQRRLEPTLKLVGLLSKADCFPDQLSGGEQQRVSIARAIVATPPLLLADEPTGNLDPDNSWQVMQILQKLNSFGATVIVTTHDEQLVRQCNHPVVQVRSGRLYRK
- a CDS encoding response regulator; amino-acid sequence: MQNSDTNLILIVDDTPTNLEVLSEALTDAGFDVAVATTGESAIKQIEYDPPELILLDVMMPGIDGFETCCRLKANPKTKNIPIIFMTALSDTVDKVKGLSLGAVDYITKPFQQAEALARIQVHLKLQNISAAMEKQNVRLKQEITERANAETALQKLTQELEQRVTERTKELSQALQDLKNAQVQLIQTEKLATLGQLVAGVAHEINNPINFIHGNLDHASSYINDLLELLKLYQTQFPESTPEITKKSKEIDLDFMRADLPKIISSMAVGTQRIQEIVQSFRNFSRHDEAEVKQVDIHDGLDSTLMMIDHRLKASTEYPPIQVVKDYGNLPPVECFAGQINQVFMNVLSNAIDALEELMGDGHSYCTLSPMIRIQTEIVGANRIAIRIADNGPGIPKEVQKRVFDPFFTTKPAGKGTGLGMSISHQIVTEKHGGSLSCISSPGKGAEFIIEIPIQLIKLSNTNWWQSQDVPTNSMQNQSFPHYRQDIAILNEL